DNA from Alnus glutinosa chromosome 2, dhAlnGlut1.1, whole genome shotgun sequence:
TATCTATCATAAAGTAGAAGCCACTATTTTGCTTTTGCATTCTTCTGAAGTAATCACAAAGTGCTTGGGCACCCCCTTTACCAAGACGGagttcttttgccttattaatataattccgacaatctctctctccaaaagaaAGACTCTCAAACCCCCCACTTTCAACGACTAACGAATTGAAATTCTTACTCAAACGTATTCCTGCTCTATCATTTAGCTCAAGTCTTTTTTTTGCAGCATCATTAATTTTCCTAttgcttctaaaaaatctcgCTTTACCCGGGCTTAACGAATGATTATGCGTCAGCTCAACTTTACTCAaaaaccacgttccatcacCACATAATTTTGCACAAATCCTAGCACCACACCTTGTTCTATTAGTTGTTGGAATTGCTTCGCAACATCATTTGTAGCTCGCTCGTCACCTCCACGAGTACATATAAGCACTACGTAACTTTTTCTACCCTTCATTTTTCTCGAGGTTCTATGAGCTACACCAAACCCAGCTTGCTTAGCATACCTTCTATAATAAGAGCAAACTTCTTCTATTGAACTAAAAGTCATTGATGACTTCggttcttcaattttctcatcatcctttaaCACCACAGGTAAGAccacattttcttccttatcACTCAACTCTTTATCTGAACTAAAAGTCATTAAATCCTTtggttcttcaactttctcatcATCCTTATCACTCAACTGTTCATCTGAAATAAACGTCGTTAAATCTTTCGGTTCTTCAACTTTGTCACCCACATCTATCCAAAAAAGAATACCAAgtgtatttataaaaaaagcctagaataataataaagaaataaaaacaaaaaaagtcaaaaatctAACCATTTTGATGGTCGTCTTGATGGGTTAAAGCACCTTCAAATTGACCCTCGGTATCCAATCGTGAACTTGAAGAGTCCATTTTGGAAAATGCTATATTAAAAAGCACTACAAGTTAATTGAAtggaaaaatgtaagaatttgttaataataataaaattctattACACATTAGAGAATTGTAGAAAAAGTAAGACTAGACATGAATATATAACACAAGAATAGTGAAAGAAAATTATAGAAATGAGGGATTCAAGGTGGAAGAAAATTATAGTCAAATTTATTATAGAAATCTACTTGCATAATTAACATCCTCCTATGgttaattgataaaaaaaaataagctaTAGAAACAAAGGGAAACAACCCCAAGCAGAACACCTTACTCTAgacaaacaaccaaacaaaactacaaaagaAACAACTAAGTAGCAAGCATGACAAATGCACGCgctttgacctttttttttttttttttttttttctaattctaTCTTAATTAGTAATATATTtctaaaacaattattaatgtaggtttctttaatcttttttccttcttccttttctcctcTATAGGCTTAGATTTTTATACACCAGAGTTTCATAAGAAATTTACTTCTTCAGAACACCTGAGTTAAGTTAACATCAAAAAGTTGCTTCTTTACAACTAGAAAATATGATagcagatatattttttttcaaatcaatcatACAACTTAGTATATGATCTCAAAGTAATTGAATTACCAAAAACTTTTGACAACCAGATTTTGTCCTTGCTGAGAAGGGAAAGATTCATGTGAAAGCACCAGATCAAGTCATCCCAGCTTGAGGAGGGTTGGCATTAACAGTCATCAAATTGGATGAACTTGGGTTTTTCTGTTTGTCTGTATCTGCTTGATCTAATTGAAGCGCAATGATGCGATACAGATCATAACATCATATGCCCACAGACGGATTAATCCCCAcaagaaatatgaaaagaaCATCAGGCTCAGCAGGTGAAAACTAGCCAGTAAATTAGTCCAAATCCACGAAAATCTGCAACATGTCAGGATCATAGATCAGAAGAGTAATTCAACAAATCACCTTGGGATTTTAGAGTTCAGAGGGCAAGCCAGTTGAATAGAAATTTATACCACAACCAACAATGAGCTGATGcaccaaattaaagaaataaatgagGATGAGAAGTGGACTGCTTAAGCCTCTAATACAGCTTAACTTAGAATTAAtcagttttgggccatttaagcaACAAGCTTAAGGCTCCAACAATGGACGTTACAGCCTGACCAACATTCGCCAAAACAACTTTTATACCATAGTTCACGAGGCATTCTAGCTTCTAGTGGAAAGCCAGACAAAATGGCTCGTCTGAACTTGGTCAGTGGAGCATTTTATCAAGCACCTTGTGTGCAAtggaaaaacaacccaaaatttttaataaagcaAAATGCAAAACAACAGAGCTAGGAAAAGGGGAGAGGAGATCACCCCTAGCAACACAACAGacccggccagagagagagagatagagagagagagagagaaaccttttTTTAGCGTGGCCGGCCGACGACAGAGCTGGACTGAGACGAAATCTGCCGGAGCGGGAAGCGCCGAACGACGGACGACGGAGAAGGGCGACCACCGAGAGAGAAGCCGGCGACGTCACTGACCGGAGGCAAATTTCAGAACTTGGAGGGACTGGGCAGCGTTGGAATCAAGCGGGAAGCACCCGAGAGCGGAAATATgccggagagagggagagagagagcgagcggaAGCACCGGACGACGGACGACGGAAGCGCCGGACGACGGAAGACGCACGACGGAGAAATTTCAGATCTATACGGGCATAgagatttcagagagagagaggtcttcGTGCGAAATTCATTTGAATTTCCCTCTGTTTAGTTTTCTAGCCGCAtgaccaaaacagaaaaaaacaatattttattaccTGCCACGTTGGCGTGTTGTGGAGATGTTGTGAAGGAGAAGTGTAtagatcatttctcaaaatttaatGCTGAACATGTTCATCCTCCATCAAGAAGCAAGAATACGTGTTCTGCATTAAATGTTTAACAGTAAAATTCACTGCAGATCAGAAGTTCAACAACAAAATAATGACAAACCCAAATCgataaaatcccaaaaaaaatattaagaaatcaaaatcaTGACAAACCCAATATCAACAAAATCcccaaaatcaacccaaatcaAGTCTGTGGCGGAAGGCGCTGGAAGATCAAGTCCGTGAgatttgagagagaaagagagagagagagagaaaggcatGAGAGGGGCTTCAGCAGCTTCAacacaaatcaaccaaaacaaaaaacatcagTTCAACACAGAGCATGGCCTTCAGAAGCTTCACTGGGAACGAAGAGCTTTGTGGTGATATTTTGGTGAAGCAAGGAGCGCGcgaagagagagaatgagaacAACAGGTTTGAATTAAAAATGCCAAAATATGAAGTAGCAAACAAATTTCGTGCTGTAGATTTGGAGAGAGTTCTGACAGAAGCTAACATGGAGAAAGAAATGCCGAGCTTGTTGgagaaccattttttttttttttttgtgaaatttctccaaattttggagaaaagagaaaagtgcTAAGCTAGATGAGGATGCGCTTAACCACTTTTAggttatattatgttttttttattatcatatcattactatatttattttatttattttttatttttggtaatttaaatctcaattaTTCTATGACACAATGATTTTTTATGTTTGATAATCATGAATTATATAACAagtcaaatattaatttatttaaatttacatataataataactgcattatttaatattgtatatagatttagatagtaattcaaaacgttcattacctcatatgcggataACGGATGATATTCGCATTTAATAAACGCAATAACTATGTAGATGCCTAAAAGTGATAATGATATTATGCGAATACGCACATTGATAATAACGCATTCAAATCCGCATTTTTTTACCCCGAGCTATCACCTCtctgaaaatgatttgtgggggtGGGAAACCATCCCCAACAccctctttttattaaaaaaaatgagttttatgctccgtttgtttcggcgtaaaataatttcggcattttacgatGTTTGGTATagacgaaaataatggtcaatgaaaatcattttcgatttgatcgtaaaagcttctttaatttttggaaaacaattttgtttttcgaaattaaactctttgtCCTTGCACGCACGTTCGATATTTGATTGTTAGAATCCGGCAATGGTCGGTCGTGGAATCCAATAACATCCGGCCATCGAAATACTGCCGGTGACATTTGGCCACCGTCGCCAGTTGTCGAGGGACCAGATTTCTGCCGGAATCTAGCCATGGTCAGAAAtcagccggatctggccaaaatggccgaaaTCCGGTCGGATATGGATGGATCTGACCACTGATCTAGCCAAATATAGCCAAAATGGCCGAGATTCGGCCAAACATGTTcatcggaatccgacaacggcgactggacgttgccggattccggcgatagTTACATTTTCgtctttcgtaatttttttgtacGACCCAAGCACTGAAAactattttcgagaaaattgttttttctgaaaataatctcatcaataatattttacgacgaaaatcatttttacaGCGAAACAAACGGAtcattaatgaaaaaaagaGTGCTATGGTCGGCTTTGTATAAGCTCTCCCCACCTCCCTAGTCCCTActatacccccccccccccccccccccccccccccctctctctctctctccttttattttttatttttattattattttgttgtctCCTCCCAACCACCTAAATTCAGAATTCAAAATAGACTTTGAAAAGCTCCCAACAACAACGATACCCAATTCTGGATCTCCCACCACCCTttgaccaaaaccaaaaccaaaaccaaaacccaagcTGAAGAAGATGTTCTTTCCAACCCAATGCGTCTTCCTCTAACGCCAATCTCAGTAGTCTGTCTCTACTCTCAGGTGGCTTCCCAACTACAAAAGCTTTTTGCGTCTCTAAATGGTAGTTGTCGAAGCTTCCAAGCTCAAACTCCCAACCCCTTCCCTCTCCTCCTTCCCACCGCTCACAACCTCTCTCCTCTTTGAACcccactccctctctctcgccctCATGCATTCCGactcttccttctctctctaCCCCTCCACTTCCCCTCTCGCCCTCTCCTCTCTCCCTCCCCCCCAAACCCTAATTCCTTCGCCTTCTTCCTCCTCCAccttcctcctcctccaaaaccctgaccctaaccctaatcctaatcTACGCGCGCTTTTTGTTGTGTCCGGCCCCTACAGAGGTGGGTCTTCCGTGCTCCTCCGGTTCTATGTTCTACTGCGGAAGACCAACTCGTTCGCCAGAGCTCGACTCGTTTGCAATCAGAGAGGGCTTCGGTTCGATGACAAATTGGGGGTTTTGGTGGATGTGAATCACGGGGTTTCGGTTCGGCTCTCCGGGTCGGTCAATTTCTTCGCCATGTACACGGTTTCGAGCTCGAAGATTTTCGTTTTCGCGGTGAGAACTGTGGGCGACGATGGTGACCAGGATGGTGGCGAGGATGGGGTGGTTTTGAAATTGATGAGGTGTGCTGTGATTGAGTGCTCGAAGCCCGTCTTCTCGATTAGTGTCTCGTCCGGGTTCTTGATTTTGGGGGAGGAAAGTGGGGTTAGGGTTTTCAATTTGAGGCCCCTCGTGAAAGGGCGGGTTAGGAAAGTCAATAATTTGAATCTGAATTCGAATTTGGGTATGCATGTGGCAAATGGGAAATTGGAGAGTCGAGGATTTCATTTGCCAAATGGTCTGATTGGCGGGGACTATGCGAAGCATGGAGGTGGCAAAAATGGCGGCGAAGGAGCGTCAGGGATCACTCGGAATGGTTACCTGGATGGGAGGGTGGATAACCATTACGGTTCTGGTAAGTGTGCAAATTCTATCTGTTACTTTCAATTTGAATTATTGTTCTTTCTATTGCAAGTGCGGGTGGTTTTGGTTAATTTGGAAAGGAATTGATTATTAGCTGTTGTTCAAGTAAATGGAGTTGTATCGTAGAACTATTTGGTTGAGATCATTGCAGTGTAAGTTCTATACATTGCAGTTTCATTCATGGCAACACTAATGTTCTAACTAATAAGCTACATGTGCTAAATACTGTTGTTAAGTATATGTGGAAATGGGTTTGCAATGAAAAGTttggagtattttttattttttttatatgtaaatgAGATATCATTGAAAAGCGCAAAATGCGCAACCCTAGGACACAAgatgtatacaagagaaactcCTAACTAGAAAAAGGAAGAAGgttaagaaaatcatgaaaacaaaGCACATTAAGATCTAAAGCAGTTGTTTAGTGGAAAAAAAGTTCTGAAACAAAAAGAATTTAGTTTCACCACTGTCCTCTCGCGATcttaaaatttctatcatttcttttCCTCCAAAGACACTACAAAAGGTAGGACGGAACTGTCTTCTACATTGCTATACTTTGAGGATTGCCGCACAACCCTCTTCAACAAGCGAGAAGATCTTCTATTCTTTTAGGTATAACTCTAGTTAACCCAACACGGCTGAAAATAGCAATTCATAAGGCATTGGCAATCTCACAATGAATTAGAAGATGATCTACAAGAACACAGATTCCCTACTcctcttacacatatagcactaGTCAACCACAATGACAAGTCGTTTTCTTAGGTTACCCATGGTGAGGATTTTCCCCAGCGCGGTTGTTCAAGCAAAAAATGCCGCTCTCTAGGGGGCCTTACTCTGCTAAATACACTTCCAAGGAAAGGGAGTGCTATCATGAGGTACAAGGACGTTATagaaaaatttaattgtaaACATCCCTCCCTTGGAAGGGGCCCAACAAAGCTTGTATTCCCCCCTCCACGTCTTAATCTAAGGGAGTACAAGTTAAAGAATGAAGCAAAGGCATCCACTTTCCAATTGCGGCCACTTTGATAAAACGTACATTGCATTGATGGGAATCACTAGAAAACTCCAAGTAATTTGCCACGGAAGCATCCTTAACGCAAGCAATGCTATACAAATccgggaaagcttccttaagggctTGATTCCCGCACTGCATGTCATGCTAGAATCTAGTTTTAGAGCCATCTTCTACCTCAAATATGGTATGGCAAGAGATTTTCCCTCCAACTCCTCTTGCTATTTTTCCATAACTTCACCTCATACGACCCATAGACCTCATTTGAACACCACCCACATTGTATGAGCCGTATTTAGAATTCACTACGATTCTCCACAAGGCCTCTCTCTTATGTAAATAGTACCAAAGCAACTTCTCCTAAAGAGCAAGGTTGAACAAAAGCAAGTTTTGGACCCCCAACCCTCCTCAAAAATCGGAGAACAAAACTTGAACCAGCttaccaagtgaaatttgaaatctTCACCTAACCCCCCTCATAAGAAGTCCTATGGTTGGCAACACCAACAGGTAGGGAAAAAGAGGCATGTAATATGTAGGCAAATCGGATAGGGTATTCTTGATTAAGGTAATCCTTCCGCCCTTAAACAAGTACATCCTCTTCTAGCTAGCCAAACGACGCTtgatcttctcaataacaccatcccaaatagatttAGCCTTAAAAGGAGCTCCCAACGAGAGGCCGAGATTCTTCATAGGAAAAGATGAAACTCCGTAGCTAAGAATTCTGGCCAGTTCATCAACATTATTAATATTACCCGTAAGAACCAATTCTGACTTGGCCAAATTGATTTTCAAACTGGATATAGCTTCGAGGCATAAGAATTTGGAGTATTAAGAGAGAGCTGTTGTAGTTGTcgtgaaaatgatttttttcaaCAGTATATGCCTTTATGTTGAGGGGTAtgattttggttattttttgtaaggaTTAATGGGACCTTTGTATTGGCTAAAATTTGAAAGCGTgtaaaatactcattttttccCCGTATATTTGTTATCTTCTACTATGCCCATATCTTGGCATTGCATCGGTTTATTCTAGAACATACTGAGATAAAAGACTGGATTATTCCAATGATCAGCAATGACCAGAGCATGCCAGCCTTCTGGTGAGCCAATTGAGATAATTGTTAGTTGACACAGTGTGGAATTATATTTGAGATATGTAGGGTGCACTGGTGAGCTTCAGTGACAAGTACTAATGGCTATGCCATAATTTGGTATTATTTTGAGTATCCTATTCATTTAAAATGGGAAATGAGAAATTTACTTAtagaattatataaaatatgtatGGTATtccgactttttttttttgtcaaaaggTTTAAATTGACCTGACAATTATTAGcggtcttatttttttaaatagtaaattgtTTGTGGCTTTATGGTAGACTACCCTTATTGGAACTcgtaaaaatgtaaaatagaCAACATCACCTTCTCGATCTAACTCATATTATTTATGATTGAACCACAATACATTGTATCTAATTGGGAGGTTAACCTTGAAATTTAATCTAAAAGAATCATCTCATTCAGATCGCTTTCTTGTTTATTACTGCTTTTAACGAAAGTCATTTGAAGAACCTTGGTATCATGATGTGCTATTACAGTTCCCGATGCCATTACAGTTTCTCTTATACTGTAGCTTGCCTGTTCCGAAATATGGTTTTACTGTATCATACAGCTAATTGACTGTAGTCAAACCTCCTGTACATACTTGCACACTACTTATagcaaatttatatttttattataaattccGCTGACAAATTGCTTTTTAGGTATTTTTGACCAGGTGCTACCTAAGCAAGGTGCTGTTCTTTGGTTAATACATAAGGATGCCTCTAGATGGTAAATTACTAATTGTCagaaataaaactttaattagGGGCTATCTGTCATAATTTTCTTCTCCAAATGAAATCTCTAGCTGGTAGACGGGTCACTAAATCTTGTTTCATCGATACCTCGATAGATATGTAGTATGCTGACTATTTATTACGTTTTTCTTTAATCAGCTAGGTTGCTTCCAATATGTCTTAGTCGTTACAGCTGATTGTGCATTTTAACTTGCAGTGAAGCAGAGCTCCATTAAATTGAGACAAGACTCCAGTGAAGGAGGTGCATGTTTTGTGGCATTCAGAAGTGGCGAAGTTGGATCCTCGACATCTACAAGAAAGCTAAAGATGTCAGTAAAGGCAATTTCCATTCAGGCGTTATCTCCCAAAAAGTTTGTAATCTTGGACTCAGTTGGAGAGTTACACCTATTGCACCTATCCAATTCTGTCATTGGATCAGATTCATCTTGTCACATGAAGCAGTTGCCCCACATTATGGAAGTGCAAAAGCTGGTTGTTTTTCCTGATGTTTCTATTAGtatgcttctctttctctctctgtatgtgtgtgtgtgtgtgtgtgtaaatacTTGTGGATATTTTCCTATTAGAATCCTTCATGACCACATGTCTTGTGAATTTTAATGGGGACTGTGATTtggtttgggggggggggttgagGTGTGTGCAACCAGGATAGAACGGGACAATCTACATGTTAAGGGGTTGGCTTGTGGGTAGTCTGGCATTTATGCTTGGTTTACATCTGAACAGCAGAGAGCACTAATCTTATGTTGTTACGTTTAGTTTTTAGATCTTTTGACCTTGACTAAAGTCATGAGGTCATTGTTCGCTATCTTCTATGCTCTCCACAGCTAAATGACACAGGTCATCGTTTTGCAGGAAACCAAACTGTTTGGATATCAGATGGATGTTATTCTGTGCACATGATGGCAGTATCTGACATGGATGCTGCTGTTAACGAGAATGACATAAATGAGAGTGGAGAAAAGTTAATGCAAATCTCAGGTTTCCGTAATTCCATAATTATCTGGTTACTTAGAATTGTGATATACttatcttttagaaatttagaaaAGACCCACTTATTTGCAATGGAGTAATTGCTATCAATTTTACCCTCATAAGTGGAGTTCAATATGTTGAGCATGcattccttctctctctctctagttggGTAGAAgcaatttaaattattttttatttgcctGTTAGTTAGTCAGGCAATTTTCACTGGTGAAAAGATTGAAGATATTGCTCCTTTGGCTCCAAACGCTGTTTTGATTCTTGGACAAGGTAATCTCtggattctttttttaaaattatctgtAAAGAAGAAGtgctttaaaattttaaataataaaagagcTGATTAGATCAAATTGAACATGTGAAGTTAAATTTAGacctgaaaaatgaaagaaaaaaatgctaaaCTATATTTTTGGTCCCTGAGCAATTTAGTCCTGTCAATAAGACTTATAATGGTGTTCCAAAAGTTGATGATGCGACAAACACACAAAAGAGTTACGTCTTCAATTTTTGTGATGGCATGGTCGTCAATTTGGGCTAAAATACTAAATTACTTGCCATTAATAATTTCAAAGACGATTTGGAACTTTTTAAAACTTAGGGACTAAAGTCTTTCACTATATTTGAGGGACAGCAAGTATAGTTTAGCCaaggaaataaaatttaaatctattttttaatgatacatggtttaaaaactcaaaaatatattaattaatatatcttACACTAGCTATGCTGCGTAATTTGACAGATGGTATATCTGGGATATTTCCTAGGACTAACAATCCGGGTCGGGGTGTCGGTTTGGGTCGACCAGCCAACCGATTAAGGGGCAACCCGAATATGACCTGTTTAGTTAAATGGGTCACACCCTTTGACTCAGACACGACTTGCGAGTGATCTGTTTTATACACGGGTCACTAACGCTTTGGCCCATTTGACCTGTTTAGACCCAAAAGCGAATTGTTTAACCTGTTTGACCTAACCTAACACAACTCGTCTGACCCATTTCAACCCAAACACAACCCGTTTTACTTGTTTCAacatgtatttattatataaaaaacatatataatttcataaacGGGTCAAGTGGATCGACCCATTTATGATTTGAACCCGTTTATGCGAAACCCGAACCCTCTAATGCCGTATAGGGTTCATGtcaaaaaattgtcagccctaaTATTTCGTGTGGGAAGATTGAATTCCCAAGTTTTAGAAAAATACACTATTAATTGCTTCTTGTGTAGTAGTTTGTATTCTTCATAGATTGTTACCTACcttaaccccaaggggttggcttgAGTGGTAAGTCACTTGGTTCCGGTGTCTATTAAGCATTAGGTATAAGCCCTGACCCCCCTCgagtgcaaacaattttttaGAGTCACGCTTGTGGATGAAAACCCGAGCTTTACCCGATTCGTGTGGAGGGGGTGCTTTGAACGGTATCCTGGGGTTCTAGTCGGGGCGAAGCCCCGGATACACCCCggttatgaaaaaaagaaagaaaagattgttaCCTACCTtgtatttttctataaaatgttgatttttaattcattctttttgtgatgtgtatatatttttcctataggaagacttgaaaaataaatttgattgcAATAATTCAATAAACAGTGCAAAAAACATCGCAAACCTAACAGGAAGCGTATAATAGAGCACCACAGAAAGCAAGAAATACAGAACCTAGCTTCTGAAGTTCAGTAGATCAACCAAAGATGTAAGAGTAAAATAATTAGTCACAAAAATCTAGTTGAAGAGCAATTATGATATCTTTAAGCCCATTATAAAAAATTTCCGATGCCAAAAGTGTGTACCTTGTCGTCGGACTGAGATGATAAGCTGTATAAAAATGCACTCAGTTGCCTAACACTATATCAAAAATCGGTTATGGTGAAGGTTTTTGTGTTcttcataatttttaatttctga
Protein-coding regions in this window:
- the LOC133859228 gene encoding uncharacterized protein LOC133859228 isoform X1; protein product: MVVVEASKLKLPTPSLSSFPPLTTSLLFEPHSLSLALMHSDSSFSLYPSTSPLALSSLPPPQTLIPSPSSSSTFLLLQNPDPNPNPNLRALFVVSGPYRGGSSVLLRFYVLLRKTNSFARARLVCNQRGLRFDDKLGVLVDVNHGVSVRLSGSVNFFAMYTVSSSKIFVFAVRTVGDDGDQDGGEDGVVLKLMRCAVIECSKPVFSISVSSGFLILGEESGVRVFNLRPLVKGRVRKVNNLNLNSNLGMHVANGKLESRGFHLPNGLIGGDYAKHGGGKNGGEGASGITRNGYLDGRVDNHYGSVKQSSIKLRQDSSEGGACFVAFRSGEVGSSTSTRKLKMSVKAISIQALSPKKFVILDSVGELHLLHLSNSVIGSDSSCHMKQLPHIMEVQKLVVFPDVSIRNQTVWISDGCYSVHMMAVSDMDAAVNENDINESGEKLMQISVSQAIFTGEKIEDIAPLAPNAVLILGQGNLYAYAIS
- the LOC133859228 gene encoding uncharacterized protein LOC133859228 isoform X2, encoding MVVVEASKLKLPTPSLSSFPPLTTSLLFEPHSLSLALMHSDSSFSLYPSTSPLALSSLPPPQTLIPSPSSSSTFLLLQNPDPNPNPNLRALFVVSGPYRGGSSVLLRFYVLLRKTNSFARARLVCNQRGLRFDDKLGVLVDVNHGVSVRLSGSVNFFAMYTVSSSKIFVFAVRTVGDDGDQDGGEDGVVLKLMRCAVIECSKPVFSISVSSGFLILGEESGVRVFNLRPLVKGRVRKVNNLNLNSNLGMHVANGKLESRGFHLPNGLIGGDYAKHGGGKNGGEGASGITRNGYLDGRVDNHYGSVKQSSIKLRQDSSEGGACFVAFRSGEVGSSTSTRKLKMSVKAISIQALSPKKFVILDSVGELHLLHLSNSVIGSDSSCHMKQLPHIMEVQKLVVFPDVSIRNQTVWISDGCYSVHMMAVSDMDAAVNENDINESGEKLMQISVRQFSLVKRLKILLLWLQTLF
- the LOC133859228 gene encoding uncharacterized protein LOC133859228 isoform X3; this encodes MVVVEASKLKLPTPSLSSFPPLTTSLLFEPHSLSLALMHSDSSFSLYPSTSPLALSSLPPPQTLIPSPSSSSTFLLLQNPDPNPNPNLRALFVVSGPYRGGSSVLLRFYVLLRKTNSFARARLVCNQRGLRFDDKLGVLVDVNHGVSVRLSGSVNFFAMYTVSSSKIFVFAVRTVGDDGDQDGGEDGVVLKLMRCAVIECSKPVFSISVSSGFLILGEESGVRVFNLRPLVKGRVRKVNNLNLNSNLGMHVANGKLESRGFHLPNGLIGGDYAKHGGGKNGGEGASGITRNGYLDGRVDNHYGSVKQSSIKLRQDSSEGGACFVAFRSGEVGSSTSTRKLKMSVKAISIQALSPKKFVILDSVGELHLLHLSNSVIGSDSSCHMKQLPHIMEVQKLETKLFGYQMDVILCT